A genome region from Geobacter pickeringii includes the following:
- a CDS encoding cytochrome c7, with protein sequence MNRVIILLIASLWWASLAAGADTLVFPSKNGNVAFNHKKHNDMLRECRFCHDKSPGRIAGFGKDFAHKTCKGCHELRGAGPTKCGLCHKK encoded by the coding sequence ATGAACAGGGTCATTATCCTTCTGATTGCATCTTTGTGGTGGGCATCGCTGGCAGCGGGTGCGGACACCCTCGTGTTCCCATCCAAAAATGGAAACGTTGCGTTCAATCACAAAAAGCACAACGACATGTTGCGTGAATGCAGATTTTGCCACGACAAGTCCCCGGGCAGAATCGCCGGCTTCGGGAAAGACTTTGCACATAAGACCTGCAAGGGATGCCATGAACTGCGGGGTGCGGGACCGACCAAGTGCGGGTTGTGCCACAAGAAGTAG
- a CDS encoding TFIIB-type zinc ribbon-containing protein, whose translation MKNIWQEREKALENQYIFRQDREKIEQMRAETKEKLIRELCKDRCPKCGDEIEAMTFRGVPLDKCPGCGGVWLGPNDLRILASKDHRSWFDKWFKGENEAPETFE comes from the coding sequence ATGAAAAACATCTGGCAAGAGCGCGAGAAGGCATTGGAGAATCAGTATATCTTCAGGCAGGATCGGGAAAAGATCGAGCAGATGCGCGCAGAAACGAAAGAAAAACTCATCCGTGAACTCTGCAAGGATCGTTGTCCCAAATGTGGAGACGAGATTGAAGCCATGACATTCAGAGGAGTGCCGCTCGACAAATGCCCCGGGTGTGGCGGTGTCTGGCTTGGTCCCAACGACCTGAGAATTCTGGCCTCGAAAGACCACAGAAGTTGGTTCGATAAATGGTTCAAGGGCGAGAATGAGGCGCCCGAAACTTTCGAGTGA